A genomic region of Eucalyptus grandis isolate ANBG69807.140 chromosome 5, ASM1654582v1, whole genome shotgun sequence contains the following coding sequences:
- the LOC104443968 gene encoding uncharacterized protein LOC104443968 — MSGAGAGAGAVAGAGAGAGGQPVCAQEALDLLNCVAQTPYDHDKCVRLLNSLRECVLNKKVKKFSLAEEPQDSGTSKKRA; from the exons ATGagcggagccggagccggagccggagccgttgccggagctggagctggagctggaggCCAGCCGGTGTGCGCGCAAGAAGCGCTCGACCTGCTCAATTGCGTCGCTCAGACCCCTTACGACCACGACAAGTGCGTGCGTCTCTTGAACTCCCTCCGGGAGTGCGTCCTCAATAAG AAAGTGAAGAAGTTCTCGCTGGCCGAAGAGCCACAAGATTCGGGCACTAGTAAAAAGAGAGCTTGA
- the LOC120293103 gene encoding arabinogalactan protein 41-like has protein sequence MEVYRFSHGVLAAIAALVIAIALPTAQAQSRAPAPAPASDGTSIDQGVAYVLMLVALVLTYLIHNADISSTF, from the exons ATGGAGGTCTACAGGTTCTCGCACGGCGTGCTGGCCGCCATTGCGGCCCTCGTCATCGCCATTGCGTTGCCCACCGCCCAGGCCCAGTCCCGCGCCCCGGCACCCGCGCCCGCCAGCGACG GAACATCGATCGACCAGGGAGTGGCATATGTGCTCATGTTGGTGGCTCTGGTGCTCACTTACCTCATTCACAATGCAGACATCTCGTCCACCTTCTAA